ATATGTATTGTGGATGAAGGAAAGAATAGTCAACAAATATTTGGATGCCTACATGGAAGAATGATATTTAAatcatatttgtttaaaaaatccaaatgagTAAAAAGCCTTAGTGTAAGATCTGAAAATCTTAAATCGCTTGAATTGCTATGGAATTTAACCAGCTTCACAGTATCAGGCATAAATTCTCTCCCATGGAAAAGGATCCCAAAATATAATGAGTTCCCCCATCAAATTATTGCCATTGTAACAGTAGTGCCCACATATAGCTAGGTGAGTTTATATTTCCCTATGCAGGGTCTAGATCTGTGTAAGACAattgatgttctttctttcccagtACACTAAGCAACTCTTATCACCATGAATGATACTGAGTAGGAGGAAGATCCACAATCAATTTGAGATTGGTTTCCCATGTTCTGAAACCAAAGTATGTTGTTTATTCATCAATATATAACTACGATTTCGATAAAAGGGAAATAAAGTCTGGTTTATTTACACATCTACACCCTCACAGACcaacacaccacatatatacttACAAATATGTTAAATATCACATGTGGGTAACCACTGAATGAAGTACAATAGTTTTAATAATTAGTCTATTTATGAACACTGTCCCCCACTGTCCTAATGGAGattaaattttagaatattacACAATTTACAAACCTAATTAATCTttatccaaatattttattttgatatattattcatttggtttaaaaaaaaaaacacaaagtaagGTTCACTGCTAGCCCATGTCAAGTTTATCactttgtttcatcttttcttaATTGCCTCCCACATTAATGTTTCGGTAAATAGCTGTGATAAGACAAAAGTGATGAAGTTGGCCATTTGATAGTCAGTGGAGGGTTTGAGGCATGTAGTGATGTGCAAAATCATACTCAGGTAAAACTCATTAAGATGTTATTCACAAAGATAAACACAAGAGTTTGGtcaaaaaaataatctaaacttTACTAAAAATAGTTTGATGATattctttcattatatttataaagATTATTCATAATTAGGTTTTAAAACAAAGGATTAACAATACTGATTAATCAATAATgttatatcattttaaaacattatttctatATTGGAAGATTGgtaacattttcaaatataaactatatttcctgattttaaatctattttgtaGTTAGTATCATTATTTAAAGTAATGGGTTTGTGTGTCTGGATATTAGGAATTTACTTTGGGACCCAGAAAGTTGCCTATGAACCTTTTCATAGcatttttcatctctttatttctCAGTGTATATATAGCTGGATTTAGGAGGGGTGTAAAAACAGAGTAAAACACTGCAAAAAATTTGTCCAACCATGTGATATTGAGAGGCCACACATAAATGAAGATGCAAGGCACAAAAAAGATCAGCACGACTGTAATGTGGGCAGTGCACGTGTTCATTGCCTTAGATGCACCAGCTTTAGAGCTCTGACGTACAGTCATAAGAATATATGTGTAGGAAGTAAGCAACAGAATAAAGCAAGTTATAGCCACAAGTCCACAATCAGCATTCATTAAGGTATTTAAATAGTGATAATCCATGCATGCAAGTTTTATTACCAGTGGCATATCACAGAAGAAACTGTCTATTTCATTGGGACCACAAAAAGGCAGATGCACAATCACTACTACGTAAATTATACCATGTATAAAGCCAATTGTCCAGGAAGTCAACACCAAACCAGTGCATCTCCTAAGGTTCATGATGGTGAAGTAATGGAGTGgcttgcagatggccacatagcggtcataagcCATTACCACCAACAGCACCATTTCTCCTGCAGCAATGCAATGGGAAAAGAAGACCTGGGACATGCATCCTGCAAAGGAAATGATCTTGATTTCCCTGAGAAAATCTATGATCATCTTAGGAGTGGTGTTTGTGGAGAGCCACATATCAATAAAGGACAGGTTGGCCAACAAGAAGTACATGGGAGAATGCAGATGGGGGTCAGTGGTTATTAAGGTCAGGATGACAATATTTCCAGACATGATGAGAAGATAAAGCATCAGAAATATCACAAATAATAAGACCTGAGTATTCTTTGAATGGGCAAGTCCCCAGAGTATAAATTCTGACACAACAGTATGATTGTCTCCATCCATTTTATTCAGTGTGTCCTTAGAAATAacctgcaaagaaaaaaaaaaaagattatccatTAGAGGTATGAGGTCATCTACTTCCTTTGTAGAATTAGACATTCGTATTGAATCTTACCTGAATAGAAATGCATATGTTAATGAGAAATCTAAGTCAAATATGAGTGACATTGCTGCTCAAAGTAAAAGCTAATGAGCTAAAagcctctccccgccccccccccaaaaagcaTCAGATGTGACTGATATACACATCCTCTATGAGGAAATACCTCATAGATATAgaagtaaatgtaaataaaagaatcatTAATGTTTTCTAATAACTAGAGTACAATGGTATGTGAGTTGTTTCCTTTAGTTATATTTCCTAATGTATCTTGAAACAATATTgttcattgttttggttttgatggtTCATCTGAACTCTTTGTTTAagatatacatgtgcatataaaaatagaaaaaaatttaaaaaaacatatctgAAATTCTTGCATCTAACTCAGTAACAATTTTTCTAGATAATCTAAGGTTGGCTTAcacataataattataaaaatgaatgaacagatacaaattaaataatctattttagagtctaaaagagaaatattaattttctcctaattttcaatgttttttttttcctgtattgaGTGCACTTGTATCAAAGTGATAAACTTTGTAATAGTCTCAGTATTTGGATTCTGTAAGGATTTACAGGTGTAATGAAAATTATACAACTTAAAAAAGACACCATGTGATAGACATTGATGACAGAAGGGTAGCTAATAGCTTGCTTTGCTCACAGGTTgattgttgtgttgtgttttgttgttgtgtgctTTTGTTAGGGTTGTTGGTAGTATGTATGTTtcacttttatatatattttttaatgtacgTAGAATTCCATCATTTAACcaattccttttccttcctgaaaTTTCTCTCAAGAACCACCCCATATTCTTCCCATGCTACTTCTCAAGTGGCTAGCCTGTTTCCCCTTGATTATTAGTgctacatatatgtttatattaaatgTCTGAAAACATGAGTAAATGCAATCTGTTGAGTCCATTTTTTGTTATTGCATATGGTTTCAGAGCTGACAATTGGGCACTGCCCACAAATAAGGAAGCTCATCCCTGGTGagactatttcttcttttttctagcAGACAAGAGATGGCAGAATATTTTAATCTGATTTCCACAATTcccatttaatttgatttcatttttgcTACTATTTTTATGCCAAAATGTATCTACTATGCactctttgatttaaaaaataatttattcagttAAGTGGTAGGGGATATTTGAACTATATTAGCTGTATAGTACATTTATGGATTTGGATAcatgaccaaaacaaaacctatgtATAAAGAATGATGATCATATAGACATGGGCATACATGGTACAGGAGAGGtgggaaaaaaaacattaattggTCTCTAAAAcgacagaggagaaaaaaaaatctcaactccATACATAGTGGGTATTGGTAACTagaattattttaagaattgCCTTACAGAAAAATATTAGAGAGACAGGATGACTTACCAAACTCACATTTGTTTTAATCAAATTTTCTTCCCATCTGATGAGTGTTCACAAAGACATCTATGTCTTATAGAGATAATTTTTCCCTCATCCAGATCTATTTTCACTTCTTGACATTTTCTCATGGGTGAAATTCACGTGTTCTTTGTTCTGATCAAAATGAGAACTCTAGAAATAATTACCTTGGACATCTCTTTGGGATTTTCTGTTACAAGTGATAGTGAGTATCTCATATTTGCCCAAACAGGAAGAGATGAACTTCCTGTTACTAATCCCAGCATCAATAATTGTTAGACAATTTTCCAGAATTATTCACTCCACTTCACCAGTAAGGACTAAGGAGAAGCTTACTGCTACTTGGTCTCTTACTATATGTATAAAATCAAAGTGGATCATTTTTTGTAGCTATGAGGCCATGCACTATAAAATGTGATATATGACCAAAGCAAAACCTGTGCTGTGAAAATAATTTCTGAATGCATGGCAAATCTGTGTCAAATCTTTGTCACATGATTGGTGAAGTCGAATGTTCTTCATAACTATATGTGATATTGGCAGGTATGAATTGGATGCCACAACTATTAATTCATAGAATacaaatatttcttatattaCTTTTAGGAAACTAAGGCATATAACTCAAACCATTTTACTTGAGAAGGACTTGTAAGGAGTTCTCCTGATCACAGAATAAAAGTGCTACGtatgttttgtttattcaaaTCTGCATACCTTAATTGTAATTACCAGTAATTACTGGACAAGCTCCCATGTTGCTTTGCttatacaaatgtacatacatgtgtgcaaaaTAACTTTATCAGCATCTTTATCCAAATGAGATAATATTGAATATGAACAGAAGATTTTATGGAACTCATGTGAATCTAAtagataaaatatgtatttacataaacCAACAATtatggaaatggaagaaaatattgaaGTAGGATGATCAACACTTTCATGTGCTATTTCTAACCTAGTTTTCAATGGTAATGTATATTGTCATTTTAGACATAGACTGTAGTACTTGAATCATGTAATACCTGTGTACATCCCTCTTTTATAATATTATAACTTTGTTGCCCTAATAGTCTTCCTCAAAGAAGTTCATTACTTACAGAAAAAGACATGTACAATTTAAAGTATTTCAGGAGacttatttgctttttttatttgttttgtttattattattaattaattattttatttatttacatcctaaataTTGCTTCCCCTATCCTGGTTCCACCTAACAGAGTCCTTCCCCCATGCCCCTCCCCTTTGACACTGTGAGGGTGCCCACCCCCAGGCATATCTCCTCCCTGGTgtatcaagtctttacaggattaggtacatcctctcccactgaggccagacaaggcagccctctgctacatgtaTGCTGAGGGCTTTGGacaggtctgtgtgtgtgctttgcttgATAGCTCAGTCTTGGGAGTTCCCAGGGATCCAAGTTAGTTGGCATTCttagtcttcctatggagttcccaTCTTCTTtggttccttcaatcctttccctaactcttccataggggtccctgacctccttccaatgcttggctgtgaatATGTGCATctctctcagtcagctgctggatagagcttctcaaaggacagccatgctaggctcctgtctgcaagcacaacatagcattagtaatagtgacAAGGTTTAGTGCCCATCAATGAGATAAATCCCCAGTTGGGCTGGTCTTATTTTCTAAAGTTGTACTGCCAAGGCCTGAAAAGCTTACTTAATATACTAGCTCTCCAGTTGCAGTGCTTGAAAAAACAATGTGCTTGAATCCTTCAAAAGAACTAGGAACACATGCTGGTTAAGAAGCACAACTAGAAACAGGCTTTGAATGTGTTTACCAGATTCAATTTAGAATTATTAGAGATGTATCTCAActccttttaatttcttcctggtcattaaagattcaaaataaacaaacataaaaaaatgaaaacatcttgtTAAGCTTcttatgatctgtgagttgtatcataggtattctgaactttttggctaatatccacttatcagtgagaacataccatgcatgttcttttgggtctggacACCagaaacccacttagaaggggaacaaaataattatgggaagcagagggagggaggaaataggGTGGGATATGGGAGGGGGAAGCGAAAAAGAGGGGCAGGATCaagtatggggagagacaggaaggacaaCCAGAGGGCCAGGAGGAACTGAAATATGAAGCAGTGAGGGTTAAGGGGACAGTGGGAACCTCTAGAATGTCTCAGAATCCTGGGATGTGAGAGGACACCAGGACTCAGTGGGaacattagctgaaatgtccaacagtagaaacatggaacctgaagagaccacctccagtagataggcatggccctcAGTTGAAACAGGAGCCCACCCACccattttcacaatttttaacccagaattgttcctgtctaaaggaaatgcagggacaaaaatggagcagagactgaaagaaaggccattcagtgacctgcccaacttgggatccatcccatgggcaggcaccaaaccctgacactattactgaggccatatTGTTCTTACAGACAGGATCCTGGCATAGCAGttctctgaaaggctctaccaagaactgactgagacaaatgcagaaacTTTCAGCTAACCATTGGATTGAGGCTGCGAACCAATATggatggaagagttagaggaaggactgaggagctgaagaggattgcagacccctcagaactcccagagactaagccaagcAGCATGCATAAACTGGATCTTTCCTTGTTCTatgtatttagtattttgattattatgtgctgagAGACTTCCTATTTTagtctaatctatttggtgttttgtatgcttcttgtgtatttataggcattatcttctttaggttagaaaaattcttctatgattttgttaaaaatattttctgagcctttgagcTGAGGTTTATGCCATGAGCTACCACAGCTTAAATCACTTACTGACCCTTACAAACTAATAGTGGATAATAGTGGATTCTTCACTATTCCACTATTATCAATAGACGGGTCGTGGAGacaaaaagtaaacagagaaatattggAGCTAAATAGATGTTATATGCCAAGTGTACTTAACTGATACTTTAAAACCATTTGaaccaaacacaaaagagtaTACTGTTTGTTTACATCTTATGGAAATTTCTCCAAAACTGCCTACAAACTTGAAAACAAAGCAAGTCTCATCAGATACAAGAAATTTGAAACAAGTCCCTGAATCCTATGAGACCACCGTAAAGTAAGGCTAGATATCAACTACAGCATGGAAGTTACAAGGTAATGGAAACTAAAAGTTTCTctatttaatgaaaaatgagtcaagacagaaacacagaaattgCCGGGcaggggtggtgcatgcctttaatcccaNcacttggaaagcagaggcaggtggatttctgagttcaaggccagcctggtctacaaagtgagttccaggatagccagggctatgcagagaaaccctgtctcgaaaNNNNNNNNNNNNNNNNNNNNNNNNNNNNNNNNNNNNNNNNNNNNNNNNNNNNNNNNNNNNNNNNNNNNNNNNNNNNNNNNNNNNNNNNNNNNNNNNNNNNNNNNNNNNNNNNNNNNNNNNNNNNNNNNNNNNNNNNNNNNNNNNNNNNNNNNNNNNNNNNNNNNNNNNNNNNNNNaaagaaagaaagaaagaaagaaagaaagaaagaaagaaagaaagaaagaaagaaagaaagaaagaaagaaagaaagaaagaaaaagatagatagatagggggagggagggaaggagggagggaggaaggaaggaaggaaggaaggaaggaaggaaggaaggaaggaaggaaggaaggaggaaggaggaaaaaaggaagaaaggaagaaaggaggaaagcaaggaagagagagagaaaggtggttgtttccccaatttctttctcagctgttTAATATTTGTATAAAGAAGGGATACTgattgttttagttaattttgtagccagacactttgctgaagttgtttcttAACTgtagaagttttctggtagaattttggggattgCTTATGTATACCATCAGATCAtcacaaatagtgatactttttctttttcaatgtgtATCGTCTTCattcctttagttgtcttattgctctagctagaactatgttaaatagatagggagatagtggacagccttgtctggtctctgattttaatgggattgcctTAAATTTCTGtcaatttaatttgatgttggatattgacttgctgtatattgcttttattagatTTAGGTATGTGTCTTGTATCTTTGATCTccctaagacttttaacatgaaggagtgttggaattttgtcaaaggctgtTTTTAGCTCACAGGTACAGTGGGTAGAGCAGATACTGAGGGGATAACCACGCAATAACTAGagatctatcccatgggcaagaaccaaaccctgacactgtcAATGATACCCTATTGTGCTTTCAGAGAGCCATCATAAAGGGATTGAGAACCCCATAAGAGAACCAACAGAGTCAATCAACCTGGACCTCTAGGAACTCTCAGAATCCAAgccaccaaagaacacacatagaCTGGAATGAGACctctggcacatatatagcaagatgtgcagctcagtcacCATTTGGGTCCCCCAGACAACTAGAGCAGAGACTCTCCCTAAAGCTGAACCTGACAGTGGTATCTTTTCCCCAACAGTGCTGTCTTTTCTTGCTttagtgagagaggatgcacctaatctgaTAGAGGCTTGTTGCACCTTGGTGGGGGGGGGACACCCAGGGCACACCCACCTACctagaagagaaggggaaagggtatGGAGGAGAGGGTCTCAGTGAGGGGGTCTATGGGGGGCAGTGATtgggatgaaaataaataagtcaattaaaattaatcaattaattaattaaaccaaGAGTAGAATGGAACTTTGCCACCTGAACAAGAAAATAGCTTAGACACAGGAGGTAAAGTTCCTGCTCAAAGATAAAGAATTCAAAGTACAAGTATCTGAGCTAGAAAAGTTTCGATCTGACTTCCTACAGATAAATTCTTGATTTTCTGTAGAGGAGCCCTTTGTTCTAGTAGTGGCAGAGTGCTTTAAATAATGCTCAAAGAGAGGAAGCTAGGATTAAAAGTTTGTTGTCTAAATCTTTCTATCTTATTATGATGGCTAAAATTGGGATGCctaattgggggtgggggagataatTAAAGCACTGCAAGATTTTCTAGTGGCAGATAGAGATaaagacaatgaaagaaaaaaaacaaacaaactaagaaAAGGGAGGAAATCAAACCATCAGAAGAGTAGTGCAGGTGAAGCCATCTTCTTTATTCAGGGACAGCATTGTTTTAACAATGTAGCTTAAAAGTAAAGAATCTCAGCTGCCACCAaatttagaactttttttttttttacagctttgTGCTAGTTGTGATGATTGCTAGCCAAAGTCTAGAAGCAATCCAAAGTCTCTCTTTTCCTACGAATTTAAATCCCACCCAACAGAGACACATCAAGTttcaaaaatttaagaaatgaacCTACttgaatgaaaaaatataaaataaaataaaaggaaaacctgACTGCTCCTAAAGCATAGAGACTTTTTATTTTAGATCTAAGGTAGAAGACAGTCAAAGGTACAAGCAGAATAAACAGggccaggagagaggaggggagggcagcaaGATCAGAGCTACTAAGC
The DNA window shown above is from Mus pahari chromosome 3, PAHARI_EIJ_v1.1, whole genome shotgun sequence and carries:
- the LOC110319074 gene encoding olfactory receptor 4K14-like, producing the protein MDGDNHTVVSEFILWGLAHSKNTQVLLFVIFLMLYLLIMSGNIVILTLITTDPHLHSPMYFLLANLSFIDMWLSTNTTPKMIIDFLREIKIISFAGCMSQVFFSHCIAAGEMVLLVVMAYDRYVAICKPLHYFTIMNLRRCTGLVLTSWTIGFIHGIIYVVVIVHLPFCGPNEIDSFFCDMPLVIKLACMDYHYLNTLMNADCGLVAITCFILLLTSYTYILMTVRQSSKAGASKAMNTCTAHITVVLIFFVPCIFIYVWPLNITWLDKFFAVFYSVFTPLLNPAIYTLRNKEMKNAMKRFIGNFLGPKVNS